The Suncus etruscus isolate mSunEtr1 chromosome 15, mSunEtr1.pri.cur, whole genome shotgun sequence genome contains the following window.
CCTGGTGTCTCCACAGAACAATTCTCACCACAACCAATGAGTAGCATCTGCCTGGCATCATAGATAGCCAGGTGGGAGCCCCATCATTCACACCTGCCATCAGACACCTTCTCTTTAGTCTGCACATGGGGCCAGCCCATACCTTACTTCAGGAGCCCCTAATTGTGTCCCTAGGTTCTCCCCCACCTGCCGCCTACAAATCTTTCATGTACActcacctccctcccccccacctcAGTGACTCTCTCTGCACCCCAGGTGCTGGTCCTGATACTTTGTCACCTCCTCCTTCTACCCTTCTCTTCCCCCAAGGCTGTAGCTGTTCAGTGTTTTCTGGACCCCAGGCACCCCACTGGCCACCGGCTTTCATCCCAGCTTCTCTTCTGGGAGCTGGGAGCTCAGAAAGGTCACTGTGCACCCGGGGGACTAATGTGGGGAACTTTGCTGGTTCCAGATTGGATTTCCTCTCAGTGGAGGTTAAGGCATCAGGAAGCCCCCCAACCCCAGCAGTCAGACCCTGGGGCAGAGGCTCTGCTAGTGTCTGTGCCTCCCCTctcattccctttcttccttccctccccccttctctctATTCATCTCCCctatcttctcttctttcctccccacccttcccctcttctctctccttccctttctttcttttcccccagCTCCTCAGGGTCACAGGCCAGAAGGCCAAGCCAGAAGAAAGCCTTGGACTGAGTGAAAACCAAAGGCTGTGCACAATGGGGTTTggtaatttgttttggggtcattctcATGCAAACATGGgctagaaagagaaataatatggtagggagagtgcttgccttgcatgtgactgacccaggtttggtcttcAGCATTTTCTATGTCCACTAGggtgagccctgagtgctgctggctgcaaaaaaaaacaaagcccttGTCCAGCATACACTATCCTGGGCACCTGGTCTGTCATGGTCCACACTGACAACctatctttcctctctcctctggcTGTTTCCTGTGgccctgctgctgctgcctctGATCACCAGGAGGTGGAGGTGAGTGTAGCTGCCCCCTGCCCTGGCCTGCAGAGAACCCTTCACTCCTCTCCCTCATGCCCACCACATCCAGGATTAGGGAGCTAGAGGGGAGGCCAAGGGATTTGGGGTTCAGGGGAACTGAAGTCTGTGGTAGGCAGTGGGCAAGGCTGAACAGTTGGGGTCATCTGAGCATTTAGATGGTGTCAGTTAGAACATGGAAGCTGAGACCCACTGTCCCAGCCCTTCACTCAGCATTAGAGCCTCTCTGGATCTGCCTGTGATGCTCAGACTTTCGTCCTCACCTCCATCCTCCCCTAGGACGACTACATCAAGAGTTGGGAGGACAATCAGCAAGGAGATGAAGGTACCCACCCCGCATGGGAATAGAGCATTTgggcgggagggagggggggaTGCAGGAATGTTTACACTTGACTTGGGGGTTACTTGGTCGGAAAAGATCTTGTGAGCTGGGGAGCTTCAGGACAAAGGGGTTTCCCAGCCCCCAAGCAGATCTGGGAGACACTTGGACCCCCGGCATTGATTCCCACATGACCTGTGCCCTGCCTTCCGTTTCTCCAGCACTGGACACCACCAAGGACCCTTGCCAGAAGGTCAAATGCAGCCGCCACAAAGTTTGCATCGCCCAGGGCTACCAGAGAGCTATGTGCATCAGTCTGAAGAAgctggagtacaggtgagggaCACGGGGACGCCCCCCCAATTCATGCCCGAATTCCCTGCCCCAAATTTAGGGGTCAGAAAACAGCGGCTGTGTGAGTTCTCACTCACTTTTCTGGGGCTCTGGGTTTGGTAGGTGTTTTCAGCGGCGCTGTTGTTGGGGGCTTGGTAGGTGTTTTCATCGGTGCTGTTGTTGGGGGCTTAGCTCTCGGAAAGCTGGACATGGCTGAGGGGGGCCCCTCCCAAGCTCCCCTTTATGTCTGTCATCTGGCAGCCCTTCGTCTAGTTGAGTGGCCCCTCTGCAGCAAGGCTCATGTAGCTCTGCAGTGCCCTGTTCTATAAAGAGGGTTCATCTGGAGCAAGAGAGCAAGAAAAAGCCAATCTAAGAAACCACATCTACACACCCACACACCTTCTGTAACCTGTGCCGGTCAGGAGTCACTTCTAAGAAGGACTCAGGCTCCCGCTTCCAAGGGCCATGAGACTCTTTCAAAAACACCACATGGAGGCAGCAGTTGCCTGAGCCTGCTGAGTGTAGCCctcaaacagacaaaaacaaacaaacatattgtGTGAATGAGAGAAGCGAATCTAGGACCAAGGAAACCTAGAATCAAGAGAATGGGATCTAGAATCAAGAGAATGGAACCAAGAGGAGGGAATCTAGAACCAGGGAAATCAAGAGATGGAACCTAGAACCAAGAGAAGGGAATCTAGAATCGGCATGGCCTGAGTTCCACCATTCCTGGCAAGTTCTGTTctatctcctggcttggagcaGACTATGACTCTTTATTTGGTGGGGGactgcactcaggatcattcctagtagggcttgggggaccatatggagtgctggggaaaaagctgtgtcagccacatgccaggcaaatgccctccctgctatgctataaTTCTGGCCCTGTGACtctttgaattttagtcatacctGTTGCCTAAAGTTTCTGCTGGACACAGACACCCCTGCAAAAGGGGGTGACAAGGCAGTGACTTGTCAGTTTTTCCCCTGTGAGCTGTATGGGATGCCACGAGGGTCCAGGGTCAGGTGGGAGCTGCCTCATCTCTAGATCCCAGACCAGAATCTTTGCTGATCACTCTCCTGTCCACTGTCCTGTCATCCTTGTCCTTTGCCCATCCCTCTGTCTTGTCATGGACCCTCATCTGTCTATTGTCCTATCACTTTGACCCTCACCTGTTCCTCTGTCTGGTCATCCCGACCTTGCCAATTCTCTGTCCTGTCACTTTGACCCTCGCCCGCCCAATATCCTGTCACCCTAACTCTTAACCTCTCCTCTTTTTGTCACCCTGACACGCGTCCATCCACTTCCCTATTATCATGACCCTCGCCTGCCCCCCACTGCAGGATCAAGCAGCCGTCTGTGCGCCCCCGCCCAGGCCAAGGCCCGGCCTGCACCCCCTGTCACACGGAGCAGCTGGCCTCGGTGTGCGGCTCAGACGGCCACACCTATAGCTCACTGGTGAGCACCGGGGAGGGAGCACAAGAGAACCTTCCACTCTAATTCGGTATTGGGGCCAGCTTAGCTTGACCCTGCCTCTGGCCCAGGGGGTGCCCTGGGAGAGTGAGGGCAGGAAGTGGGTCGCTCTcactgaagtgctcagggttgcAGGAAGAGGAGTCTATGCCACCCAGTGCTGGGGTGAAAGGGGAGGACTTTCCAGAGGCATCTTCACCCCCAGGGGATACCAGCAAACTCAGGCTCTGGGGCAGGACAGACTGGGGGTAGACGGGGTGGGGAAGCAGATAAgtgggtgagtgtgtgtgtgtgtgtgtgtgtgtgtgtgtgtgtgtgtgtgtgtccctgtggATGTCTGTGTATGCGAATGTGACTGTGTCTGGGGTTTTATGAATGTGGTCAATGTGTGTTGATGTGTGCCAATGCACATCTGGGTATGTGAGTGAGTGTGTCTGTAAGTGTCTGAGTGTGTTCCTGGGTGCGGGTGTGTAGATGTGTGTCTGTGGGTGACTGCGTATGGTGTACATCTGAATGTGtgagtatgtgagtgtgtgtatctGAATGTGTGTGGCTTGTGTGGATATGTGTGTCTCAGTATGTGTGTCCCCTAGTTTTTGTGTGTTCCAAATGTGTGTCTGTGTCAGTGTTTGTGTCCgagtgtgcacatgtgtgtgtgtgtgtgaatgtatctGGGTGTAGCCCTGAGGTCCCAGGTGCCCCCCCCCGCTAAAGCACCTAACTacctttgggtttttgttttttttttttttttggagggggccacatccgaggcactcaggggttactcctgactctgcactcagaaatcgctcctggcaggcccgggggaccctatgggatgctgggatttgaacaggtGTTCAccctatgttggctgcatgcaaggcaaataccctgcaactgtgctatcactctggcccccctccTTTGAGGATTTTTGTAGGAATTGTATGAGCCAGTACTTTGGGAGGGGTGTTTTGTGCACTTGATTGTTAAGTGTGAGGCCCTGGACTCAGCGCCTGGCCTCACCATCCAGGAGAAAAGTAAAAAGTATCATTTCGTTTTTACATCTTAGTAGTGTGTGTCTGGGACTTTGGTCTCCGGGTGACATCCGGCTGGCTCACAGAATTGAACTTAGCCTTGATGAGATGGATGGGTCTCTGAGGGCTAGATTTTAGGGCTCAGGAACTCTTTGGCAGTGCCATCAGATTGGAATCAGTTGTTCTGGAACCAGGACAAGGATGATGACTAGCATTGAGATGGGGTGAGGCTGCCCGGACAGGGAGTGGCACCTGATGggcaggagggcaggaaggagtTGGGGGCCCAAGGAGGAAGTGCAGGAATTGGCCCtgttgcagggattgaacccaggtggagaCGTGGGTCTGGAGCAAAGCCCAGGCCCCTCCCTCTATGGGCACTAGTGAGGGGGCAGTGCCAGCCTTTTCTCAGAAGCCAGGCCTGGGGAGAGCAAAAGTGCAGAGTAGGATTCATGGCCCACCCCAGACACCACTTCCTTAGCTTCCCTTTGTATGTGGCCTCTAGAGGAGCATTCCAGCTTTTTTGGGGTGCTCTACCCATTGGGCCTTCAGCCTGTCCTTTCTTCTGGACAGTGTAAACTGGAGCAGCAGGCGTGTCTGAACAGCAAGCAGCTGACCGTGAGGTGCCGGGGCCCCTGTCCCTGCCCCCGGGAACAGGCCACCACCTCTGTACCTGATGGCAAAGCAGGTGAGGAGAAGATGAAGCTGGGGTGGGGCTGactgccaggcctcctgggaAGCCTCTAAGCTCAACGGGGCTAAGAGGAAGCTGAGGGAGCAATGACAATGGGATGGCAGTAGTGGCCTGTGGAATCCCTGCTGGGTttcaggccagccatgtgcatgCCCTGCGGGATTTTAGACAAGAGGCGGCTTCCCCCCAGGCTGGCAGAGGCTACTCTTTGGCGGAGCAAAGCCTATAAGTCCTGAGGTCATTGGGGGTGCTGGTCACTGCAAAGTGGGTGGGAGGCCAGTTGGGCACAGTAACCCTCGCCCTAACTATGGGCTGGGGAGGAGTCAGAGAGAGGACCGGGAGGAAGGAGCCTTCTTCTCTCCTCATGGGTCTCTGGCCCATGTCTGACCTCCAGGCCAGAGTCACTCACTGCTTCTTCCCTTGTCCCCATGCAGAGACGTGCACAGGCCAggacctggcagacttgggggaccggCTGCGGGACTGGTTCCAGCTCCTTCATGAGAACTCCAAGCAGAATGGCTCAGCGAGCAGCAGTGGGGCCAGTCCGGCCATGGGTGGGCAGCCCGGACAGGGGCAGTGGGCATTGGGACATGGGGTGGGgatgaaccagggtcagcagctTCAAACAGAGCAAGAAGATCAGTGTGGGGAGCCCTGAAAGTGCAGGAAAGGAGCACAGACCCTGAAATATGGAGTGTGGAGTCTATTTCTCTGTGAGGCTTTCAAATCTGATGTCTTAGATGTGGGGCAAAAAAGTCCCCactattctttatttgttttgggccacacctagcagccattagggattactcctggctttgcactcagaaatcactcctggtgggcttggaggactatataggattccggggattaaacccaggtcagtggtggtcaaggcaaataccttaccccttatgctatcgctccagctctgaGGGCCCCCCATTCTTTGTTTGGGCTACATGTCACTCAAACTGGGCCTCCCATGTTCAGCGTCCAGCTGTTCTCTCTTGGCCCTAGGGGGCGCTCTTGAGCTCTCAATCACCTGGTTTGATCCTAAACTGCCCGTTCAGTTCCTGGGAAAGAGACTGAGGTGGATGGAGAGGAGAAGGATGGATAGACAGACGGGGAATTTACCAGAGCATGTCTTCTATCCCTTGGACTGCTCCCTAGGCCTGGACAAGAACCTAGGGGCTAGCTGCAAGGACTCGATAGGCTGGATGTTCTCCAAGCTGGACACCAGTGCCGACCTCTTCCTGGACCAGATGGAGCTGGCCGCCATCAACCTGGACAAGTACGAGGTTTGCATCCGCCCCTTCTTCAACTCCTGCGACACCTACCGGGATGGCCGTGTCTCCCCGGCTGAGTGGTGCTTCTGCTTCTGGAGGGAGAGTGAGTATGAGGGTCCCCAGTGGGCCCTGCCCCTGGTCTCCACTTGTCTGGGTTCACAGGACCACCCTCTCGACCCCTAACTTTCTAGCTCCCCCACCCTGTTTCCTGCCTCTCTCAGCACCTCACTTACTGGCACCCAGAAATATGCTGCCTAGCTCCCCACTAGGCAGTGAGGGCCTGGTCGGGTTCTGAGCAGCCCTTTGTGGGAGCTTCTCTCtgggttggtttggggccacacctggtgatgtgttcagggaccatttggggctGCAGTGGTGCTCTAGGCTCCCTTTATTCCCTGGCCTAGAAGAGGCCTCCTTAAGAAAGAtgaggggaggggccggagagatagcatggaggtagggcgtttgcattgcatgcagaaggacggtgctcccccgagcctgccgggggcgatttctgagcgtagagccaggaataacccctgagtgctgctgggtgtgacacaaaaacctaataaataaataagaaagatggaggagggggaagatgagaggccagagaaacaatgggtagggcatttgctttgcatatgcccTAATcagattctatctccagcaccccatagagtcccccaaaacactgtcgggagtgattcctgagtacagagccaggagtaagccccgagcaccattgggtgtggcaaaaataataataataaaaaaaagcaagatgaggggcctgagcgatagctcagcagtagggtgtttgccttgcaagcggctgacccaggacggacctgggttcaatccccagcatcccatatgattcttcaagccaggagtgatttcttttttttttttttttttttttttttgggtcatacccggcagtgctcaggggttattcctggctccaggctcagaaattgctcctggcaggcatgggggaccatatgggcgccgggattcgaaccgatgacctcctgcatgaaaggcaaaaacaccttacctccatgctatctctccggcccccaggagtgatttctgagtgcattgccaggagtaacccctgagcatcaccaggcatggcccaaaaaagcaaaaccaaaaaaaaacaaaaaacaaaaaaaaggaaaatgaaaaatgtacACGATCCCATTTCCTAGGGCCCTGAGGGGGACTTGCTGGTGTGGTGTGTGCCTAGCCATAGTGGGCAATGGAACCGAACCCTGACTCCTCTGCCCTTCCAAGTTTGGGGTCAAGGAGGGGGATAAGTGTGACTTCACCACTGCGGGGCTGCCCCATTTTAGAGCCTGGATGCTTTTGTCTTACTGAACCTCCCATTTCTCCACCCCTTGCCCTGCCTGGGTTTCTCAACTTGGGGCTGGGGTCTTAGAAAGTCTCAGGTTCCTCAGAGCCTTCTTCCACCCTACAGAACCTCCGTGTCTGGCTGAGCTGGAGCGAATCCAAATCCAGGAGGCGGCTAAAAAGAAGCCAGGTGAGGCAGAGGGCATTCCCTGGGGACGTGGAGCCTGAGCAGGGGTATCCTCAGCATGAACCCCTTCCCCAAGTTTGTGGTTTGGGGGGtatgtataaacaaatataaacaggCATCTATGAACATGTCTCTGTCCAccccagatgtgtgtgtgtgtgtgtacatgtgtgtaggTACCAAAGATCCCAAAGCCCTGTTGGGGAATATGCAGATCTCCGTGGTGTCCCAACTAGTGTGTACCCCTTCAGCCATTATAAGGCCCATAATGACATCCATAGCCCAGCCCAATTTAGGGGGACATGGCTACATAAACCATTTGTACATAAACCAAATGGTACATAAACCATTTATCTGGGGGATAGTCCCCCACAGTGACCTAAGAGAAGCATGGAAATGGGGAGACAGCTGGGAGACCCATAGGGAAGAAGCCGGCACAGGATAGAGCAGAGGGGAGGAAACCATGGGGGTGTCAGGGACCAATGTTAAGGTGCATGTGACTGAGGACACAGTTTGAGGTCAGGTCACCAGGGACACATGGTCCCTGAGGGGCACTTGGAACTCACTGGGCTGGTGGGGGCAGTGCCACAGTTCTATATGGAACAAATTAGTTCCATACTTGAGGTTACCCATAAGCAACCCTTTCACTTATCTATCCgggattacctctggctctgcgctcagaaatcactcctggcagtgctcaggggatcctatgggatgccggagattgaaccaggatggccatgtgcaaggcaggcatcaTACCTGCTGtgttctatctcttcagttctACAAATAATATACTCTGAACAAACTTTGGGGCCAGAACCTAGCTGATGGTGCTGGGTCATTTCTAGGGGGTTCTGCCCCCCTAAGGGGCCATCTGCTGAGTAGACAGCACAGAAGTGGGAAGACTTTGGTGGCACGTGAGTCTCAGAaaggagaaggggccagagtgatagtacaataggtagggtgtttgccttgcatggggctgaccccagttcaatccctggcatcccatatggtgccctgagcctgcctacactcaggagtgatttctgagtgtagagccaggagttagccctgagcactgctgggtatgaccccaaaaaccaaaagcaagaaaagaaggGTAAAGAAGAGAAATGGGTTTATGGGCAGTGCCCAGCTGAATACGGGCTGGACCAGCCAAAGGAGCATTGGCAGGGGACATGGGCAGGCCTGGTGCTGAGGAAAAGTTGAGGGAGCTACCATGGGCTGAGCAGGTGGGGGCAGGTTTTTGGTGTGCCCATTGAATGACCTGTTTCTCAGGGCTGTTCATCCCGAGCTGTGACGAGGATGGCTACTACCGGAAGACGCAATGTGACCAGGGCAGCGGGGACTGCTGGTGTGTGGACCAGCTGGGTCTGGAGCTGAGTGGCAGCCGCATGCATGGAAGCCCCGACTGTGGTGAGGGGGCACAGGTGGAGAGacgggggggtggggagagggtgcCCCGTGGGCTGGCAGGAGGCCTGACATCCTATCCCTGTGCCCTGTCCTTGCAGATGACCTCGTAGGCTTCTCGGGTGACTTTGGGAGCGGCGTTGGCTGGGAGGATGAGGAGGAAAAGGAGCCAGAGGAGGCAGGcgaggaggcagaggaggaggagggcgagGTGGGCGAGGCGGATGATGGCGGCTACATCTGGTAGAGCCCGGTGGGCTGGCCCGACGGCAGGGCCAGAATGGGCAGCTTAGCCGATGATCCAAGGGACACCTGAGGGCCCCTGCTGCTCCAGCGGGacgatgggggtgggggtgggcgcAGGTGGAGGTGCTGCCCTGCAAAGTGTGTGCGTTTGGAAAATGTCTGTGTATGCACGTGAGAGAACATGTATGTCAGGGAATGTGCAAGGATGTGATAGTCTGTGCAAAGGTGTGTGCATGTGAGAAGTGCATGTTTGCATGTGTGAGAATGTATGTGAGCACACACACATGGGTGAGTTTCACACATGTATAATAAGTGTGTGTTCGAGTGTGAGAACATATGAGCATATTTGTGAATGTGAATGTGTAGTGTGTAAATTTGTGTATGGTTGTGcaagtgtatgtgtgtttgtgtgcactGAGCATCCTTGGTCTatactgctcctggcaggttccttGGTCCCCTTATAGTTGTTCATTCCTTTGTTGATGGTTCTGAAATAGTCACTCCATAGGACACTTATTGAAGGGGATGCCCCTCTTGCCCCCTTCGCACGCCTTGTCCTGATATGTGGTCTCTTCCCACCTGCCCTTCCTTCTTCCAGCCCAGGGGTTCAGCTCCCCCTAGCAGAGTGTGGGGGGCATTGGCTCAGGCTGTCTGCTGGCCCCCGCCTGTCTCTTATGGTGTGAGCCAGGTCACTCGATTCTGTGGGACCCCTCCACATGTCACCCCAGGAGAAGTGCTCCAAGCCTGGGAGTATGCTCGCAGGGAGATCTGCTGCAGATCCAGAAGGAGCCTTGAGGACTGGCACTGGGCAAGCCTGAATGAATTCAGCCCCTGATGGTTCAGCCCTCCCTTGGTGTCTCACAGAGTGCCTGTGCTATGAGCTGTGCTGAGCCCATTGGAGCCCCACGGGACAGAGGAGTGTagtgtgctaccactctggctgaGCTCACCTTGTCCTCTGGGAGTCtgagggtcccccaaaccccttCTTGACTACACCCCTGCAGATCCAGGCTACTGGGGGCTGAGCAAGGAAAGCAACAGCCTGCAGCCCCTGAGGCCCTCTCCTATGCCCTGCAGCCCTGTCTACCCCTCTCCTGGAGACCTCCTGGACTGCGCACCTACAGGGGCTCTTCGtgctctgtggtgctggggtggGGTTGGCAGCAGTTTCTGTGCCACATGGCCCCGCTCGGTCCCTCACCCCAGGACCTTATCAGGAGGGAGCTCAGTGGGGACTGTTTCTCTCCCCCTCAGTTCCCTTCTTCCAACCTGGCAAGGAAACTCCTGAGGAACTTTACTGAAAAGACAAAGCCTGGACTTGGGCTTCTGCAGCCTGTGGATGCCTGGTGAgaccagagtgtgtgtgtgtgtgtgtgtgtgtgtgtgtgtgtgtgtgtgtgtgtgtgtatgtgtgtgtgtgtctccatgTGTGAGCGATGAGTGCAGCTTGTGgcttgtatgtgtgtgagtgtggtgtgtccatgtgtgtgtgtgaacgcAGATGTGTGTGCCtaagtgtgtgtgtatttacATGTATGAGCTCAGCACCACCATGGGGGTCTGAGATATGGGGGCTGAAGAATGAGGGTTGTATGCAGATTTTCTGGGAAAACTCTGTCCCACTGGACTTAATGACTTCCCGTCTTCCTGCCCCTTCCCTCAACCCCAGAATCACACCCTTGCCAGCCCTCACTTGGGGAGCTCAGCGAACCCCCAGCTAGTTCCGCAAACTGCTTTTCGCCTGCAGCGTGGTCATGGGTGAAGGTGTCCCACATTCCAGGGGGCCTTTCCACTCTCCCCACCTCATCCCTACCCAGCCCGCTCAGTTCAGGGAAACACCCCCTGCTCCCATTCCCAGCTACTGGAAGCTTCTGCTCGCGCTAGGATtggtgtctgtctctgtctctgccctgGGCAGGCGTGCCGGtgctggtgatgtttggggggccAGGAAGGGGAAGGGATAGGCGGTCCCTGCACCTCCATCCCAGCCTCATGGTCTGCACACTTTGGTGACCTTGTAAATATGTTATGGAAGATGGTGGGGTTTACCTGGCCTTGCCCCTGGAGTCTCTGCAGAAGACAAAGAGCTGGTCCCCAGGAATGGAGTGGTTAGGAAGGATCATATTTTTTGTGACCAGGATGTGGGGTGACCCCAGCCAGGCTGCTTACCCCCTCCtaggagccccctctccccacTGCCCTGTTCTGTTCCCCACACCCCAGCTCAGACAGGGCCAAGGTTGAAGAGAGCTGAACCCCcactttcaaatagtttctgGCACCCCCAGGGTGCCAGGAGAGATGGGGACTTCTGAGAAGGAGCTGAGAGGGGTCAGAGAACACAGATGTGCCTTGAGAGAGTAGTCAGAGGGAGGGTCtgaagtgctggggggggggcagaagaaGGTATTGGGACTCAGGAAGGAGGGGTGGGAGGTAGAACTGCGAGATCCTGCTGAGGTGTCCCCCCCGCCACCAGGGTGCTGAGGGGTCCCACTTCCCCCTTACTCCTACCATCTGCACAACCTTTCCCAAGCCCCATCGCTTTCTGCCTCACCTCTGAGGCCCCCCCCTGGAGTATCTACAAGGGAACTTCCCCCTCACTTATGGCCTCCGGAAGAATTGCCCATCCTCCCGCCGTCATTCTGTGAGGCTGTGTGCAGGCTGACTGGGTCAAGGGCAGAGACACAGGGTCCACGGGTGTGGGACTGAGACTTGACAAAGGATGTACCAAGCAGAGCCAACCGCTTCCTCGCCTGAAGCCCAATTAAACTGTGTCCTGTGCAACCTCTGAGCTTAGAGTTAAGAATCGTGTCCCAGTACTCGGGTCTCTGTCCATAGCGTTAAGTGCAGAAATTGTATCAGTACTTCTAGatgtctttaaaaaagaaaagcattaaaaaaacaaaaaacaaaaaaacaacccaagtgttagACCGTGTGTCATTGAAGGCCTCCCTGGCCCCCCTGTGGGTCCCCCTCCAGCCCTGCCT
Protein-coding sequences here:
- the SPOCK2 gene encoding testican-2, with the translated sequence MRAPGCGRWSLLWLLLLLARAALAQGDAKGPQEGETPGNFMEDEQWLSSISQYGGKIKHWNRFRDEVEDDYIKSWEDNQQGDEALDTTKDPCQKVKCSRHKVCIAQGYQRAMCISLKKLEYRIKQPSVRPRPGQGPACTPCHTEQLASVCGSDGHTYSSLCKLEQQACLNSKQLTVRCRGPCPCPREQATTSVPDGKAETCTGQDLADLGDRLRDWFQLLHENSKQNGSASSSGASPAMGLDKNLGASCKDSIGWMFSKLDTSADLFLDQMELAAINLDKYEVCIRPFFNSCDTYRDGRVSPAEWCFCFWREKPPCLAELERIQIQEAAKKKPGLFIPSCDEDGYYRKTQCDQGSGDCWCVDQLGLELSGSRMHGSPDCDDLVGFSGDFGSGVGWEDEEEKEPEEAGEEAEEEEGEVGEADDGGYIW